One genomic window of Magnolia sinica isolate HGM2019 unplaced genomic scaffold, MsV1 ctg293, whole genome shotgun sequence includes the following:
- the LOC131236210 gene encoding putative receptor-like protein kinase At3g47110 isoform X3 codes for MSLNLRLNNLISNIPPPIGNLSSLVSLSLHYNILEGSIPNELGQLMKLQFLQLSSNKLSGLIPPSLYNLSSIVTFSVVANQLYGNIPASLGLTLPNIKYLLLGRNAFTGSMPVSLPNASGLVEVDFSSSYFSGPLPENLGRLHDLSVLNIPGNKFGGGEGDNDLSFLTSLTNCSRLEYLDATANQLRGTLPDTIVNLSTHLTLLGLGGNPIYGSIPTDISNLFNLNRLGIFESSVMGTIPIGVGKLQNLQGLYLYSNRLSGRIPSSIGNITGLVILALNGNRLHGRIPSSLGNCRHLQVLALLANELNDTIPKEVLSIPSLIELHIDDNSLVGSLPLEVGNMEQLQELHAANNKLMGEIPSELGNCLKLEFLNLSNNFFQGAIPLGLKNLKSIKLLDLSHNNLSGHIPVTLEKFPILEYLDLSSNDLDGEVPQQGIFKNSSAFSLLGNKRLCGGIPQLQLPACLKKDSKKHGRSISLTVIFSVIGAVLGLILLSSIFVTLYRARRKASKNPLPASFLESKYLNVSYKDLFKATGEFSSDNLIGEGSYGSVYKGILDRDETLVAVKVLNLHQRGASRSFLAECEALRNIRHRNLVKIITACSSIDFKGDDFKALLFEYMPNGSLEKWLHPNVHGQYEMRSLNVIQRLDIAIDVASALEYLHHHCGTPVVHRDLKPSNVLLDNDMCAHVGDFGLARFLSNAASNTSQDQTSTTGIRGSVGYIPPDV; via the exons ATGTCATTGAATCTTCGTCTTAACAATCTCATCAGCAACATTCCACCACCAATCGGGAACCTCTCGTCTCTTGTTTCTCTCAGCTTACATTATAATATTTTAGAAGGAAGCATTCCAAATGAGCTAGGCCAGCTAATGAAGTTACAATTTCTTCAGCTCTCCTCAAATAAACTGTCGGGTCTGATCCCACCATCGCTTTACAACCTCTCATCCATCGTTACTTTCTCGGTGGTAGCTAACCAACTATATGGAAACATTCCAGCCAGTTTGGGTCTCACCCTTCCTAATATCAAATATCTTTTGCTAGGAAGAAATGCATTTACAGGATCGATGCCAGTTTCATTACCCAATGCTTCAGGACTTGTTGAGGTTGATTTTTCTTCTAGTTATTTTAGTGGACCCTTGCCCGAAAATTTGGGAAGACTACATGATCTTAGTGTTCTAAATATACCTGGTAATAAGTTTGGAGGTGGAGAAGGTGACAATGACTTGAGTTTCCTCACTTCTTTAACTAATTGTAGCCGTTTGGAATATTTAGATGCAACTGCCAATCAGCTAAGAGGAACACTACCAGACACCATCGTCAATCTCTCTACCCACCTAACACTATTAGGGTTAGGAGGAAACCCGATATATGGAAGCATCCCAACAGATATTAGCAATCTCTTCAACTTAAATCGTCTAGGTATATTTGAGAGCTCTGTCATGGGTACCATTCCTATTGGTGTTGGGAAGCTTCAAAATTTGCAAGGTTTGTATTTGTACAGCAACAGACTTTCTGGACGAATTCCATCCTCCATTGGCAATATCACTGGATTGGTTATACTAGCTTTAAATGGAAATCGTTTGCATGGAAGAATCCCTTCGAGTCTTGGAAACTGCCGTCATCTTCAAGTATTAGCCCTCCTTGCAAATGAGCTCAACGATACCATTCCAAAAGAGGTTCTAAGTATTCCTTCCCTGATCGAACTTCATATAGATGATAATTCTTTGGTCGGATCTTTACCGTTGGAAGTGGGTAATATGGAACAACTTCAAGAACTACATGCTGCTAACAACAAATTGATGGGTGAAATTCCTAGCGAGCTAGGAAATTGTCTGAAACTGGAATTCCTTAATTTGAGCAATAATTTCTTTCAAGGAGCCATTCCTCTGGGTTTGAAGAACTTAAAAAGTATTAAACTGCTAGATCTTTCTCATAATAACTTGTCTGGGCATATTCCAGTTACTCTAGAGAAatttccgatcctggaatacttgGATTTGTCATCCAATGATCTTGATGGTGAAGTCCCACAGCaagggattttcaaaaattccagTGCATTTTCACTTCTTGGAAACAAGAGGCTTTGTGGAGGTATCCCACAATTACAGCTGCCTGCGTGCCTGAAGAAAGATTCTAAGAAACATGGAAGGTCTATTTCTCTTACAGTAATATTCTCAGTGATCGGTGCAGTTTTAGGTTTGATTCTTTTATCATCTATCTTTGTTACTCTTTATCGGGCGAGAAGAAAGGCCAGCAAGAACCCTTTGCCTGCATCTTTCCTAGAGAGTAAATATTTAAATGTTTCTTACAAGGATCTCTTTAAAGCAACTGGCGAGTTCTCTTCAGATAATTTGATTGGCGAGGGAAGTTATGGTTCTGTATATAAAGGAATTCTAGATCGAGATGAAACACTTGTTGCAGTGAAAGTTCTCAATCTTCATCAACGAGGAGCTTCAAGGAGTTTCCTTGCTGAATGTGAAGCCTTGAGAAATATCCGGCACCGGAATCTAGTTAAAATCATAACTGCTTGCTCAAGCATCGATTTTAAAGGCGATGATTTCAAAGCTCTATTGTTTGAGTACATGCCTAATGGGAGTCTAGAGAAATGGTTGCATCCAAATGTACATGGGCAATATGAAATGCGGAGCTTGAACGTTATTCAAAGATTAGATATAGCCATTGATGTCGCCTCTGCATTGGAGTATCTTCATCACCATTGCGGGACACCGGTCGTTCATCGCGATCTAAAACCAAGCAATGTTCTACTGGACAATGACATGTGCGCCCATGTGGGCGATTTTGGATTAGCAAGGTTCCTTTCTAATGCTGCCAGTAATACCTCTCAAGATCAAACCAGCACAACTGGTATCAGGGGATCTGTTGGCTATATTCCTCCAG ATGTGTAA
- the LOC131236210 gene encoding putative receptor-like protein kinase At3g47110 isoform X1 — protein MSLNLRLNNLISNIPPPIGNLSSLVSLSLHYNILEGSIPNELGQLMKLQFLQLSSNKLSGLIPPSLYNLSSIVTFSVVANQLYGNIPASLGLTLPNIKYLLLGRNAFTGSMPVSLPNASGLVEVDFSSSYFSGPLPENLGRLHDLSVLNIPGNKFGGGEGDNDLSFLTSLTNCSRLEYLDATANQLRGTLPDTIVNLSTHLTLLGLGGNPIYGSIPTDISNLFNLNRLGIFESSVMGTIPIGVGKLQNLQGLYLYSNRLSGRIPSSIGNITGLVILALNGNRLHGRIPSSLGNCRHLQVLALLANELNDTIPKEVLSIPSLIELHIDDNSLVGSLPLEVGNMEQLQELHAANNKLMGEIPSELGNCLKLEFLNLSNNFFQGAIPLGLKNLKSIKLLDLSHNNLSGHIPVTLEKFPILEYLDLSSNDLDGEVPQQGIFKNSSAFSLLGNKRLCGGIPQLQLPACLKKDSKKHGRSISLTVIFSVIGAVLGLILLSSIFVTLYRARRKASKNPLPASFLESKYLNVSYKDLFKATGEFSSDNLIGEGSYGSVYKGILDRDETLVAVKVLNLHQRGASRSFLAECEALRNIRHRNLVKIITACSSIDFKGDDFKALLFEYMPNGSLEKWLHPNVHGQYEMRSLNVIQRLDIAIDVASALEYLHHHCGTPVVHRDLKPSNVLLDNDMCAHVGDFGLARFLSNAASNTSQDQTSTTGIRGSVGYIPPEYGMGGKASTNGDVYSYGILLLEMFTGKIPTDDMFKDDLSLHQFVKMALPDQVMEIVDPRLLEDVQALNNGERQRIARTKMRESLASVAKIGITCSVESPNERMQMREIVKEMHAIRDLYLGHGIHPDQQNRERLLGDSSSYLSH, from the exons ATGTCATTGAATCTTCGTCTTAACAATCTCATCAGCAACATTCCACCACCAATCGGGAACCTCTCGTCTCTTGTTTCTCTCAGCTTACATTATAATATTTTAGAAGGAAGCATTCCAAATGAGCTAGGCCAGCTAATGAAGTTACAATTTCTTCAGCTCTCCTCAAATAAACTGTCGGGTCTGATCCCACCATCGCTTTACAACCTCTCATCCATCGTTACTTTCTCGGTGGTAGCTAACCAACTATATGGAAACATTCCAGCCAGTTTGGGTCTCACCCTTCCTAATATCAAATATCTTTTGCTAGGAAGAAATGCATTTACAGGATCGATGCCAGTTTCATTACCCAATGCTTCAGGACTTGTTGAGGTTGATTTTTCTTCTAGTTATTTTAGTGGACCCTTGCCCGAAAATTTGGGAAGACTACATGATCTTAGTGTTCTAAATATACCTGGTAATAAGTTTGGAGGTGGAGAAGGTGACAATGACTTGAGTTTCCTCACTTCTTTAACTAATTGTAGCCGTTTGGAATATTTAGATGCAACTGCCAATCAGCTAAGAGGAACACTACCAGACACCATCGTCAATCTCTCTACCCACCTAACACTATTAGGGTTAGGAGGAAACCCGATATATGGAAGCATCCCAACAGATATTAGCAATCTCTTCAACTTAAATCGTCTAGGTATATTTGAGAGCTCTGTCATGGGTACCATTCCTATTGGTGTTGGGAAGCTTCAAAATTTGCAAGGTTTGTATTTGTACAGCAACAGACTTTCTGGACGAATTCCATCCTCCATTGGCAATATCACTGGATTGGTTATACTAGCTTTAAATGGAAATCGTTTGCATGGAAGAATCCCTTCGAGTCTTGGAAACTGCCGTCATCTTCAAGTATTAGCCCTCCTTGCAAATGAGCTCAACGATACCATTCCAAAAGAGGTTCTAAGTATTCCTTCCCTGATCGAACTTCATATAGATGATAATTCTTTGGTCGGATCTTTACCGTTGGAAGTGGGTAATATGGAACAACTTCAAGAACTACATGCTGCTAACAACAAATTGATGGGTGAAATTCCTAGCGAGCTAGGAAATTGTCTGAAACTGGAATTCCTTAATTTGAGCAATAATTTCTTTCAAGGAGCCATTCCTCTGGGTTTGAAGAACTTAAAAAGTATTAAACTGCTAGATCTTTCTCATAATAACTTGTCTGGGCATATTCCAGTTACTCTAGAGAAatttccgatcctggaatacttgGATTTGTCATCCAATGATCTTGATGGTGAAGTCCCACAGCaagggattttcaaaaattccagTGCATTTTCACTTCTTGGAAACAAGAGGCTTTGTGGAGGTATCCCACAATTACAGCTGCCTGCGTGCCTGAAGAAAGATTCTAAGAAACATGGAAGGTCTATTTCTCTTACAGTAATATTCTCAGTGATCGGTGCAGTTTTAGGTTTGATTCTTTTATCATCTATCTTTGTTACTCTTTATCGGGCGAGAAGAAAGGCCAGCAAGAACCCTTTGCCTGCATCTTTCCTAGAGAGTAAATATTTAAATGTTTCTTACAAGGATCTCTTTAAAGCAACTGGCGAGTTCTCTTCAGATAATTTGATTGGCGAGGGAAGTTATGGTTCTGTATATAAAGGAATTCTAGATCGAGATGAAACACTTGTTGCAGTGAAAGTTCTCAATCTTCATCAACGAGGAGCTTCAAGGAGTTTCCTTGCTGAATGTGAAGCCTTGAGAAATATCCGGCACCGGAATCTAGTTAAAATCATAACTGCTTGCTCAAGCATCGATTTTAAAGGCGATGATTTCAAAGCTCTATTGTTTGAGTACATGCCTAATGGGAGTCTAGAGAAATGGTTGCATCCAAATGTACATGGGCAATATGAAATGCGGAGCTTGAACGTTATTCAAAGATTAGATATAGCCATTGATGTCGCCTCTGCATTGGAGTATCTTCATCACCATTGCGGGACACCGGTCGTTCATCGCGATCTAAAACCAAGCAATGTTCTACTGGACAATGACATGTGCGCCCATGTGGGCGATTTTGGATTAGCAAGGTTCCTTTCTAATGCTGCCAGTAATACCTCTCAAGATCAAACCAGCACAACTGGTATCAGGGGATCTGTTGGCTATATTCCTCCAG AGTATGGAATGGGCGGAAAGGCGTCTACAAATGGAGATGTCTACAGTTATGGTATCCTTCTTTTAGAGATGTTCACAGGAAAAATACCAACCGATGACATGTTTAAAGACGATCTAAGCCTCCATCAATTTGTTAAGATGGCTTTACCTGATCAGGTGATGGAGATTGTAGACCCGCGACTGCTCGAAGACGTTCAAGCACTGAACAATGGAGAACGACAACGCATTGCAAGGACTAAAATGAGAGAGTCTTTGGCTTCTGTGGCCAAAATTGGCATCACATGTTCTGTAGAATCTCCAAACGAGCGGATGCAAATGAGAGAGATTGTCAAAGAAATGCATGCAATAAGGGACTTATATCTTGGGCATGGGATTCACCCAGATCAGCAAAATAGGGAACGATTGTTGGGCGACAGTTCATCGTATCTTAGTCATTAA
- the LOC131236210 gene encoding probable LRR receptor-like serine/threonine-protein kinase At3g47570 isoform X2: MSLNLRLNNLISNIPPPIGNLSSLVSLSLHYNILEGSIPNELGQLMKLQFLQLSSNKLSGLIPPSLYNLSSIVTFSVVANQLYGNIPASLGLTLPNIKYLLLGRNAFTGSMPVSLPNASGLVEVDFSSSYFSGPLPENLGRLHDLSVLNIPGNKFGGGEGDNDLSFLTSLTNCSRLEYLDATANQLRGTLPDTIVNLSTHLTLLGLGGNPIYGSIPTDISNLFNLNRLGIFESSVMGTIPIGVGKLQNLQGLYLYSNRLSGRIPSSIGNITGLVILALNGNRLHGRIPSSLGNCRHLQVLALLANELNDTIPKEVLSIPSLIELHIDDNSLVGSLPLEVGNMEQLQELHAANNKLMGEIPSELGNCLKLEFLNLSNNFFQGAIPLGLKNLKSIKLLDLSHNNLSGHIPVTLEKFPILEYLDLSSNDLDGEVPQQGIFKNSSAFSLLGNKRLCGGIPQLQLPACLKKDSKKHGRSISLTVIFSVIGAVLGLILLSSIFVTLYRARRKASKNPLPASFLESKYLNVSYKDLFKATGEFSSDNLIGEGSYGSVYKGILDRDETLVAVKVLNLHQRGASRSFLAECEALRNIRHRNLVKIITACSSIDFKGDDFKALLFEYMPNGSLEKWLHPNVHGQYEMRSLNVIQRLDIAIDVASALEYLHHHCGTPVVHRDLKPSNVLLDNDMCAHVGDFGLARFLSNAASNTSQDQTSTTGIRGSVGYIPPEYGMGGKASTHGDVYSYGILILEMLTGKRPADETFKDGLSLHQFVKMALPDRVIEIVDP; encoded by the coding sequence ATGTCATTGAATCTTCGTCTTAACAATCTCATCAGCAACATTCCACCACCAATCGGGAACCTCTCGTCTCTTGTTTCTCTCAGCTTACATTATAATATTTTAGAAGGAAGCATTCCAAATGAGCTAGGCCAGCTAATGAAGTTACAATTTCTTCAGCTCTCCTCAAATAAACTGTCGGGTCTGATCCCACCATCGCTTTACAACCTCTCATCCATCGTTACTTTCTCGGTGGTAGCTAACCAACTATATGGAAACATTCCAGCCAGTTTGGGTCTCACCCTTCCTAATATCAAATATCTTTTGCTAGGAAGAAATGCATTTACAGGATCGATGCCAGTTTCATTACCCAATGCTTCAGGACTTGTTGAGGTTGATTTTTCTTCTAGTTATTTTAGTGGACCCTTGCCCGAAAATTTGGGAAGACTACATGATCTTAGTGTTCTAAATATACCTGGTAATAAGTTTGGAGGTGGAGAAGGTGACAATGACTTGAGTTTCCTCACTTCTTTAACTAATTGTAGCCGTTTGGAATATTTAGATGCAACTGCCAATCAGCTAAGAGGAACACTACCAGACACCATCGTCAATCTCTCTACCCACCTAACACTATTAGGGTTAGGAGGAAACCCGATATATGGAAGCATCCCAACAGATATTAGCAATCTCTTCAACTTAAATCGTCTAGGTATATTTGAGAGCTCTGTCATGGGTACCATTCCTATTGGTGTTGGGAAGCTTCAAAATTTGCAAGGTTTGTATTTGTACAGCAACAGACTTTCTGGACGAATTCCATCCTCCATTGGCAATATCACTGGATTGGTTATACTAGCTTTAAATGGAAATCGTTTGCATGGAAGAATCCCTTCGAGTCTTGGAAACTGCCGTCATCTTCAAGTATTAGCCCTCCTTGCAAATGAGCTCAACGATACCATTCCAAAAGAGGTTCTAAGTATTCCTTCCCTGATCGAACTTCATATAGATGATAATTCTTTGGTCGGATCTTTACCGTTGGAAGTGGGTAATATGGAACAACTTCAAGAACTACATGCTGCTAACAACAAATTGATGGGTGAAATTCCTAGCGAGCTAGGAAATTGTCTGAAACTGGAATTCCTTAATTTGAGCAATAATTTCTTTCAAGGAGCCATTCCTCTGGGTTTGAAGAACTTAAAAAGTATTAAACTGCTAGATCTTTCTCATAATAACTTGTCTGGGCATATTCCAGTTACTCTAGAGAAatttccgatcctggaatacttgGATTTGTCATCCAATGATCTTGATGGTGAAGTCCCACAGCaagggattttcaaaaattccagTGCATTTTCACTTCTTGGAAACAAGAGGCTTTGTGGAGGTATCCCACAATTACAGCTGCCTGCGTGCCTGAAGAAAGATTCTAAGAAACATGGAAGGTCTATTTCTCTTACAGTAATATTCTCAGTGATCGGTGCAGTTTTAGGTTTGATTCTTTTATCATCTATCTTTGTTACTCTTTATCGGGCGAGAAGAAAGGCCAGCAAGAACCCTTTGCCTGCATCTTTCCTAGAGAGTAAATATTTAAATGTTTCTTACAAGGATCTCTTTAAAGCAACTGGCGAGTTCTCTTCAGATAATTTGATTGGCGAGGGAAGTTATGGTTCTGTATATAAAGGAATTCTAGATCGAGATGAAACACTTGTTGCAGTGAAAGTTCTCAATCTTCATCAACGAGGAGCTTCAAGGAGTTTCCTTGCTGAATGTGAAGCCTTGAGAAATATCCGGCACCGGAATCTAGTTAAAATCATAACTGCTTGCTCAAGCATCGATTTTAAAGGCGATGATTTCAAAGCTCTATTGTTTGAGTACATGCCTAATGGGAGTCTAGAGAAATGGTTGCATCCAAATGTACATGGGCAATATGAAATGCGGAGCTTGAACGTTATTCAAAGATTAGATATAGCCATTGATGTCGCCTCTGCATTGGAGTATCTTCATCACCATTGCGGGACACCGGTCGTTCATCGCGATCTAAAACCAAGCAATGTTCTACTGGACAATGACATGTGCGCCCATGTGGGCGATTTTGGATTAGCAAGGTTCCTTTCTAATGCTGCCAGTAATACCTCTCAAGATCAAACCAGCACAACTGGTATCAGGGGATCTGTTGGCTATATTCCTCCAG